The following DNA comes from Cucumis sativus cultivar 9930 chromosome 7, Cucumber_9930_V3, whole genome shotgun sequence.
aagaattCAGTTTATAAAACGAGAATAGTAATTCCTACAAAAGAATGTTACAATATAAATGACGCTGATAGAgttaaagaatatatatagacaATGCACTCATctaattaaacttttgaattatAGTACGGTAAATGATTATGTAAATATACTTAAATAGGTTAGGGAGGCATTATCCTCAAACCCCACAAGTGTGTCGTATTTGGTTATTTGAACTCATCCAAGACATTCCACCATTAATAGCGATCAACATGGTATAAAATCAAGTAAATTAAGGTAGAAAATGTAAGACAAATATTAGTCCTTAATCTAACCTAGATCGTTGTGTATAAAAGCTTCTAATACTATAAAGTATCATGTTCTTTTTAATCATGTTCCAAATATTAATGGATTGGTAGTAATCAAATTACTAAACAAAAGTTGGAAGAATATAGttcaaaatagtatttaaaacttaataatttatattcacCACATTTCAAAGGTAGTATTACTATTTCAAACATTACcctttatttgtatttttctttgtggAAAAAGCAGTAAGTAAACAAgtataattttcttctctctaatTAATAATGATCATGATAGGTCAGGAACCAAAGTAATTCTCCAAACCCACGCCACGTGGTTTTAgatattaataacaaatgaaaGCAAATAACTAAAATGAAGAACTTATTAACTTTGCTTTTGTCCAATCTTTGACCCTCTCagtttaaacttaattaatggCATAAAATCGTCaccaattaataattaataaaaagatgttCAAATTCATGTATGTTTTGCTTCCTCTTCAAGTTTCTTTCACTTCACccagaaaaacaaatggaatGTGAAGAATATGATCTACTTCAGTCAAAGTACTCATAGGGAAGCATTGAGTTCTCATATTGTTTATTGAGATTAAGTGGAAAACAAGAGATGTAAACAAACTATTggaataaactaaaataaatttaagttaaataattcACCATACAATTGTCAAGAAACTTAGGAATACTCCCGGCTACAagtcttttttgtttaattaggaTGTAACACCTTTCATATCGAAAAAGATGACCAGTGacaacttctttttaaaagaaattaaatacaagaagttaaagttaaaattgatatatatcgTTTTCTCCCATCAAAGTTGACTTGTTGTGTTTGGGAGCCAAAATATcaatgaagaaacaaaatctccaaacatttttaaacttattttttaaagttttagtaactaaaaataatatatttaaaaacctACTgctcaaaatttatataggtttttttctttttctttttaatttagtctaactaatttgttatatattttaaatattttgtcaaatttattatttttgaccattttttatatttaaatatactttCAACACTtccataaatatatcaaacttaTTAGTTCGAGAGGAGATGTTGAAAGTATAAAGGCGAGGAGGGTGTAGCTTTGGTGGGTTAGGGAAACaattagaaaaggaaagggaaaggaagaagaagttTGGAAAATCTTTGCTTGTTCCCCAAATTCCAcatttgaccatttttttacttctacGAGTACAACCCCTCATGTTCACTATAAATACACCtacttttcttcattttcaaaatcaaaaccaaaacaaaacccatTTCTCAAACTTTGCCTCTGCTTTGATTTCTGTTAGattaaaacccaaaacacAGAGTAATTCAAAATGCTTTCTTCTGTCTTAGTTTCAACATTGTTGGGTTGCTTCATTCCTTCTAAATCTCCAAAGGTCTCTCATGAAGAACAACAACATTCAAACTCCAAACTCAAACAACAGAAATCAATATCTGATTCCTCATTAAAACAGTCCCCTAAAGCTCCAATAATTGTCTCTTATTTCCCTGTTTCTTCAAATCTCTCTCGCTTGTAATTTTCCCCATTGTCAACTCTGTTCTGAACTGCAAGTGACTTCAACTGAATCAAAGGCTGGAGaagatgaagttttttttctttcttttgttgtctTGATGGAGTTTAGTAAATACTTGTTTGTTCTACCTCTGttttgattattgttattgtgAGGTGGGTGAGGTCAatactttctttatttattggagatttaataatattcaacttttgttttattggttttttcttcacatttttcaatcttatcttcaattaaaatgtataattatttaaaaaaaaacataaaaagttaGGATTGAATTACTTAATGGCGAAAAActcattatcaaataaatgacCCAAACCAAAATACATCCCTATCTCTTAAAACTAATGTTAAACGTTTGCTTGCAAAGAAGCATGCTTTAATGCACTAGCTTTGAGTTTTGACTTAAAAGctcttaaaaattcaaaatcaaaagacaaAGTGCACCACTTTTGCTCGCATAAACCAAATTATTCGTCTTTTATAAACCGAGTGTTGTGATAGACTTGTTTATTACAAATCCACAAATCTAACATCCCAAACTCACATCTCTTGTTGCTCTGAGTGAAAAAACCACAAAtcctaaaacaaataattataatgaaataatttaacttaaaaacttttgttCCAAAGCTAAATCCTAAAACATGAATTTagttagaattttatttagtgatgttaaaagaggaaagagaGGTGAAAAAGCAGGGATTTTGGTCAAAAGAAGTatggtttttaattatttgagaaagCATGATGTTGTTTCTTTGAACTTCCAACTCTTCTTCCCCCAAGACTGTCTTTATATTCACTtagttgtttgaaaaaaaaaacaagtgagTGACTCATTTAGACCATGCTATTTGGTGTTGTTTTTTCAGTTTTTCAACTTATAATTCTACTCCCTACTTTTACTGTGGATTTCTTGTTAGAAAAAATACGTATATGTTAATTatgattgaattaaattatgtttggGTTGAAAGTAATTATTGGTCACATGatataatatgataaaaaGTATAGAAAGGGTGTGAGTGATTGACATTGTACCTTCGCATACAAGTtcatcaaaaaaagaaaaatacaacttTGCAAAGCCAATACTTGTTCCCCAAGTTCAACATTTTGATTGACCATTCTCCACTTTTTGTAGTCCTCATGTCCACTATAAATCCAACACTATTTATCTTCAttctcaaaatcaaaacaaaacccatttctcaaaatttgtCTCTGCTTTGGATTTTGTTACattagtaattaaaaaatgccTTCTTCTGCCTCAGTTTCAactttgtttggttgtttCCTTCCTTCTAAATCTTCAAAGGTCTCCCATGAAGAACAACAAcattcaaactcaaaactcAAACAACAGAAACCGAAATCTGATTCATCAACATCAACACAGTCTCCTAAAGCTCCAATAGTCCTTTCTTATTTCCCTGTTTCTTCAAATCTCTCTCGcttgtgattttcttttcccgTTATCAACTATGTTCTCTAGTGGACGACTCCTACTGAATCCaaggttgaagaagatgaagccttttctttcattcttctatTTGGGATTTTCATATTGTTGCCTTTTCTGCTGTAActttgtttattgatttgttcTTCGTTGGAGAccttatatgtatatatagatttttatattcaaataattttggcatttcaaatgttaaaatagTGCCAAGATTCTTCATTGTTCGATGTGTACaatctaacaaaatataatatctttGGATATGAAagatatgtttgaaaattaattttttttaataaaaagtgGGATAATAAAATCGGACATAATTGAtatgaagttaaattatacTCAATTTagcatttgaaaattgaatttttttgttgatgatttATTGGTTTATCAAGAGAACTGGAAAGAGCAAGAGAATAACAGAGGTTTTATATTAGGGTTTTTACCATGACTACGATGAAACTGAAATAAGCGtgaattaagaagaagaaaaaatccatttttcttgGATTGTGTTAGTTAAAAGCATTTCTCACaagagaaaaatcaattctttgttaattattttgatttaaaccACTGATAATGGAAAATTGAATTTCCAATTCATAAAATAGTGGCAGTCAAGAGCAGTAGAAGCCGTGATTCTTCATGTGATTATAAAACTGCCTCCGAGTCTCTTTGTTTGGAATGAAGATGGCTCAACTGCCAGGACAGAGTTAATATGACAGCAAGAAACGTCTTCATCATAAAAGTTATAGATATAACGTATATGAGTAAACcaatctattaatatcatcaaTATGTCAATGAAGATAATGACgacattcaaataaatttagagCTTGTTAAGAACGACTTTCTTAACGAACAGTTGAGtttcattatcattatcaGTCAAATTTCTGTTGATAAAACAAGATTGTGCGTGTTGATAAAACAAGATTGTGCGTGTTGAACAATGCTATGACTCGCATGGATAGGAGGTAGGAGCAGTCATTGATGCaattaaccaaattaaattgggAACAAACGTTTCACCAAACGAAGCGTGTGAGAAAAATTTGTCGCCAGCAACAGTAAACATTtgtgaaaaaacaaaaatggtattATTGATACTATTCTCATACTATGAGTCGAAATAGCTCGGCATTTTCACTTTGTAGAAGACATCGATACGTGTGACATCCTTTTCAACAGTACCTTCAGGCAGCCTATTTGGTGTAATGTAAATTGATAAATTCTTAGGTACAAGTACAACCATTACTAAGAATCTTGTATACTCTAGCCTTCTTGGACtacaaaaaatgaatggtgGAATCTACTTGTGAATGTCTTGAAGCACTGTCATTGAAAACTATATCTGTGCAATTAGAAGTTCATTCCATGTGTCTGGTATGCCAGGTAAGCACCAATGCAAGCAATCACTTGTGTTTAGGATTGCTCTACGAGTGTAGCGCGAGACGTGGCCTTCGTCGCGCAACTGAGAGATGGCAGTTACATCCAAGATTTTTACCTTGGTACCCTTTAAAGCACTTTCAACAACAATGTCACTGGATCCATCTTGGACAACCTCGCTCCCGCCCGACATTGGAATCATATTATCACAGGATCCCCCAGTGTTCCAATCCCCGTTGAAGAAATGTCTAGGCGAGATTGTcctaaagaaaacttttagatTATGAGGATGCAGGGGAAGTTGTGAATCGATCCATCGGGCAATGCTGTAGACAGTCAAGTTCTTGGCATTCGCCATATCCAAAGGCTTCTTTTCTTCTGCTGGTTTTCCATCAACATACATCACCCACCTATTTGCTTGAAGTTTTCCCCTGTTCCAATGGTGACCTGTATTTAAAACCAATACATGAAATTGATGGAAGAACTTTCTCATGAAAGCTGGGGGTTGGTCCAAATGCATCGCAATATCTGTTAATGGATCTGTTCTATTAAGAGGTTCTAGATCAGACAGGCTCGCTGACCAGTAATATAGAATCGTGGTGTTTGTGTTTGGAAACCGATAAACCCACCCGTCTGGTCGAAGAGCTCCAGGGGCTTTCGCGAGACCGTATTCTCTTCCCACGTCTTCGACTTCAGGACTTTCTTCACCACCAGTGAGCATACACATCAAAGATTGGAACTGCTGCCTACCCAAGGAATCTCCTATAAATGCAAGTGTTTTGTTCTGCATTCTAGAAATCAAAATGGTATTCAAATCTCTAGAAATAACAAGTTTTAAGTATACGATACACAGATGATAAAACCATTTTCATACAACTACAAAACCAAGCCTATATACAGGTCAAATGCAGAACCGCCCTACTTCAGAAACTGAAAGtaacattatattatttgcAACACATGAGGTGAAAATCTCAAATACCTTCTCAAGAATGAAGAACGCTCAAACTCTGGCATATAGCAATTTTCCGGTTGCCACCTGTATCCTTCATACGAAAaatcctttctttttgtaagTCTACAGGCCCACATTATTGATAGCCATTGTTTACATCCAAATCCAGAATACCATGGACGCCTGTTGTCTTCAACCCATCTACCTTTGGCGTAGTTGCAAACTGAAAGAGCAGCAATATCTTAGATATGAAACggataacatttttttaaggaGAATATAATTTATGCATGAATCAAGCAAATCTGGCTTGTGGCATATTCTAAACAAAAGATGAATTCAGTTTCAAGGGTAACATTAAGAACGAACAACTATGTGGTGACAATTTGAGAATCTAGACTCTACCTTTAGAGGAAGGAGACAAGATAACACCATCTTCATTGTCTTTTAATTCGGGAGTGGGCTTGGAGGAAGAATCAGCATCAGAGTTGTGTGAGATTTCtcttggtttttctttttcatcagTATTAGTACTTCTTTCCTTCATTTTATCCTCTGACTTGACCACTTCATTCTTTGGCTTAGTTGATGTTGAGGAACTATTTGACACGCCCACTACATATTCTAAGTCATGATAGAGAAAATTAATCCACAAGTTATAAGCACAATGCAAGTGAAGGAATTGTACatggagaaaagagagagagagaacatgaaagatttaAGCAAATCAAGTTTAGACAGTCATTCTTCTTTAGAGGAGTTACAAATTCATGCTTGTTTTAGTGGTATAGCATTCAAGAGCTGATTAGCATTGTGATCTTTAGATCacggaaggaaaaaaaaaccataattaCATCTCTATTTTTACTTCTCAATCAAATTATCCAAATTTGATATTCTTAAAACAACACcagaaatggtaaaaaaaaaacagaattaaGAAAATCATTAAAGTTCATGGTAGGCCATACACAGTGATACATGTAGGTAACAACTTTCACATCTATGACCAATTGCAAACCAAGAAACAGATTGATGACAATTAAGCATTCAAGTCAAGTTACCAAAGATAGAAAGCACGGAATTCTACAAATAATATCCCATCAAAGCCTTTACACATTTATCCCATTCATATTAGAAAGTAGAAAGAATATGataattaatcatataattatGATCAGTTGGCTAAATACCTGAAACTGGTATCATATACTGCTCTCTTGTCAATGGAAGAAAACTggcaatatattttttatcccAAGCCCAGAACAATACGGTTGTAAACATAAGAACAACCAGAGCAATGGAAAGATATCCCCCCCTCAGCCTGGTGATGTTTCCACCTTTCATCTCTTGCTTATATGAACATGTATTGAAAAAATTCCCTCAGGTCACTTTAGGGGCATTTCTTCAGCACATTAGCATATGCCTCTCTATGTAACTGTGTCTACATATAAAAATTTGCAGACATATCAGCAAAAACAAAAcgacaaataaaaaaaaaataaaaaatcttaattccAGTTCCCTAGACGACAttatggaagaaaatgaattgcTAATTGGTTAGCTCCAAAAGATTGTCTAACACAATGCCATTGAAATAGCTAACAACAAAGTGACAGCCACACGAGGTTCTCAAACAAATGTGAATTTGGAAAGTAGAAGCTAAAACCATCAGTTATGCCAGAGCTAAATCGATCAAGGAGAGAGTGTTAAAGAAACTAAGCTGCCACAATCAATCAGAACCCAAATGTGATTTTGTACAATTAACCCACCGATCGATTCGACTCATTGTGATTTCTAAGAAAATAAGAGGAGGGTAAGGAAGAAAAAGCTAAAACAATGGAGATTGCAGTGAAAAAGGtgaataaaacaagaaaattcaCGCACCCAAATGTGGGAAAGTAGGAGATGGAGATGCTGGCGCGGTTTCTTAGGAGAAAATCTTAGGCAATTAACatttgaagagagaaataCAGAGCTCTTCTCTCAAAATGATTAGATCCAAAGGAAAGTTCAGAGACGATGATGAGACAAAAGAGAGGTTTCTTCAGCACCAAAGACTGAATACAGAGATCGCCTTTGGTGAAACTTGAATGACTAAAATACCCCTTACGTTTCCCACGTGGCGTGTTGTGATTGTTTGTGTCCCAAGCTGCTAAGAGGGTAGTTcgatttatttaaattgttccttttctttatgataacatattattttactattttctaaataaattcattgttttgctttacatgaaaacaactttttctttttcgtttttaattttaaaagattgtttGTAAAAGTTTGAACAAcagaatattattattaaaagcttaaaatacaattttttgttcctttaatcttaatttatactatcaaatattcaattttttaaaataaattgaatttaacaATCTAATCTctagaattaaaattagagaGAGTAGGAATGTatgtttaaaagtaaaagagactaaaattagataaattctaaaatctaaaatatatgttaGCCTTCTCTATCATAGATTCTTTTTTTGGTGCTCACGTGGAATATAATACGAAGATTATTTGGGAGAGAT
Coding sequences within:
- the LOC101208929 gene encoding protein trichome birefringence-like 16 isoform X3, translating into MKGGNITRLRGGYLSIALVVLMFTTVLFWAWDKKYIASFLPLTREQYMIPVSEYVVGVSNSSSTSTKPKNEVVKSEDKMKERSTNTDEKEKPREISHNSDADSSSKPTPELKDNEDGVILSPSSKVCNYAKGRWVEDNRRPWYSGFGCKQWLSIMWACRLTKRKDFSYEGYRWQPENCYMPEFERSSFLRRMQNKTLAFIGDSLGRQQFQSLMCMLTGGEESPEVEDVGREYGLAKAPGALRPDGSPLEQGKTSSK
- the LOC101208929 gene encoding protein trichome birefringence-like 14 isoform X1 → MKGGNITRLRGGYLSIALVVLMFTTVLFWAWDKKYIASFLPLTREQYMIPVSEYVVGVSNSSSTSTKPKNEVVKSEDKMKERSTNTDEKEKPREISHNSDADSSSKPTPELKDNEDGVILSPSSKVCNYAKGRWVEDNRRPWYSGFGCKQWLSIMWACRLTKRKDFSYEGYRWQPENCYMPEFERSSFLRRMQNKTLAFIGDSLGRQQFQSLMCMLTGGEESPEVEDVGREYGLAKAPGALRPDGWVYRFPNTNTTILYYWSASLSDLEPLNRTDPLTDIAMHLDQPPAFMRKFFHQFHVLVLNTGHHWNRGKLQANRWVMYVDGKPAEEKKPLDMANAKNLTVYSIARWIDSQLPLHPHNLKVFFRTISPRHFFNGDWNTGGSCDNMIPMSGGSEVVQDGSSDIVVESALKGTKVKILDVTAISQLRDEGHVSRYTRRAILNTSDCLHWCLPGIPDTWNELLIAQI
- the LOC101208929 gene encoding protein trichome birefringence-like 14 isoform X2, with the protein product MKGGNITRLRGGYLSIALVVLMFTTVLFWAWDKKYIASFLPLTREQYMIPVSVGVSNSSSTSTKPKNEVVKSEDKMKERSTNTDEKEKPREISHNSDADSSSKPTPELKDNEDGVILSPSSKVCNYAKGRWVEDNRRPWYSGFGCKQWLSIMWACRLTKRKDFSYEGYRWQPENCYMPEFERSSFLRRMQNKTLAFIGDSLGRQQFQSLMCMLTGGEESPEVEDVGREYGLAKAPGALRPDGWVYRFPNTNTTILYYWSASLSDLEPLNRTDPLTDIAMHLDQPPAFMRKFFHQFHVLVLNTGHHWNRGKLQANRWVMYVDGKPAEEKKPLDMANAKNLTVYSIARWIDSQLPLHPHNLKVFFRTISPRHFFNGDWNTGGSCDNMIPMSGGSEVVQDGSSDIVVESALKGTKVKILDVTAISQLRDEGHVSRYTRRAILNTSDCLHWCLPGIPDTWNELLIAQI